In the Sedimentisphaera cyanobacteriorum genome, GGGCCGATTTCGATGCGGAAAATATCGGCGGTTCAGGTAATAATTCAAGCGGAGGCAGCGATAACGGCACGGCAAACGACAGCTTTACCTATATTGCAAATAATCAGCCGATTCAAGGTCAAACTTTCACCACAGCAAATTCAGCTCACGGTTACAGACTGAATTCGATTACCGTTCAGATGGCAGGATATTCAAGCAATATCGTAGAGGGCAGTAATCAGGTTTTTTGGGACCTTAGAAAGCATAACGGCCCGATTATCCTAACAGTCGCAAGGATTGAAGGCAGCAGCAGAAAGGTTGTAACAACCCAGCTCTTTAAGGCGGGCGGACTGGATAACCCGGGCAGGGGGCAAAGCTCAAACGGCCCCGGTACTTACATCACATTCCATCTGCCATTTACAACATTTCTGCAGCCGAATACTCTGTACGGCTTTGAGATTGCAATCGGCAATGGCAGCGGCAATTTTTTTGAATGGCTTGGAACCAAAAGCGATTCCTATCCGGCAGGAAGCGCTTATCATCATTCCGGCAGTGAGGTTGCTCTGCTTGATGGAGACCATACCTTTGCTGCCGATATGACTGCCCTAAGCTCTCCTCCGAAAGGGTTTGAACATCCATCTGCACTTCACAGTCAAAAAGAGCTCAATTTAATGAAAGAGAAAGTAGAAGCTGAAGAGCAGCCATGGCTTTCAGGCTGGAATAAACTTCTCAGCAGTCCATACAATAATCTCGGCTGGCCTGCATACAACGTTGACTATATTTCCAGAGGCGGCGAATCAGATAACTATACCCGCTGCCAGCAGGATGCGCATCTGATTTACACTCAGGCCATAAGATGGCATATTACAGGATATAAAGCTTATGCAGACAGGGCAGTTGAGATAGCGAATGTGTGGTCTGATTTGGTTGGTTTGAAGGGCAATTCGAACAGGTCTTTAGCTGCTGGAATATGCGGCTTTTTATTCGCCTGCTCAGGCGATCTGCTAAGCTCATACCCGGGCTGGAAAGATGAAGATAAGAAGGCTTACAAGGATATGATGATGCGTGTGTTCTACCCTGAAAACTTAGACTTCCTCTGGCGCCATCACGATACTTTTTGGAGAGAGGGCGGCAACACGCACTACCGCCTGAACTGGGATACCGCAAATATGGCCTCTATGGCGGCTATCGGCGTTTTCTGCGATAACAGGGCTGTTTACCAGCAGGCCTTAGACTTTTTCAAATACGGCCCGGGCAGCGGAAGGGTTGAGCGGGCGGCTTGGTATATCCACCCAAACGGGCTCGGCCAAGGGGAAGAGGCCGGCAGAGACCAGGGGCACAATCTTGGCGGATGGTACTTTATGGCGATGCTCTGCAAGATTGCCTGGAATCAGGGTGATGACCTTTTCGGCTATGATAACAACCGGGTGCTTAGAGCATTTGAATACAATGCAAAATACAACCTCGGACGCGACGTACCCTACACCCGCCATCAGAACTGCGATATGGGATACACCGAGGGCTCAGTTTCAATCGCAGGAAGAGGGCTCGGCGGATACTTTCAGTATGAGCTGGTTTACAATCATTATGAAAAGCAGAAGGGCATCGCCGCACCTTGGAGCAGAAGGGCTGCAGAGCAGTTAATGCCCGAGCCTTGGCCGGATACCGGCATACATCCATCTCAGGTGGATTGGTTCGGCCTTGGAACGCTTACATTCACAAAAGAGCATCAGGCTGATGAAACGCCTCCGCAAGGGCTCAGAGCAAATTGGAGCAACAATCAGATTACCCTGTGCTGGTGGGGCTCAGCGGGTGCCGACAGTTATATTGTAAAACGCTCTGAATCGCCTGATTCAGCCTTTACTGAGCTTGGAAGGGTTTATCCCCCGGACTTGTATTTTCATGACACAAGCGTTGAAAACGGCAAAACTTATTATTATATCGTGGAGGCTGCAGGGTCATCTGAGAATCTGCAGAGTGAGCCTCTGCGAGTCTCGCAGGAGCTGGCCGCTCATTATACATTTGAAGGCAATGCCGATGATCTTGCCGGAAGCAGAGATGCCAAGCTCTGCGGAGCAGAAGACGGCCTGCCCGGTTTTGCCTCTGGATATAAAAGCGCAAAGGCCATAGATCTCAATGGAAAAAACCAGTACGTCAAACTTCCCGCAGGAGCGGGCAATTATCAGGATATTACCGTTTCAGCCTGGGTTTACTGGCGCGGCGGGGATAACTGGCAGCGGGTGTTTGATTTCGGTTCGGAGATTGAAAAGTCTATGTTCCTTACAGTTTCCGGCGATGGAGGGGTTCAGTTCGGACTGACAACCACAAAATGGGGTGATTTCGAAGGCGATGCCTGCTATTATCTCCGCGGACCGGAAATGCCCGTTAATCAGTGGACTCATCTGGCTGTTACGCTGAAAGGCGATACAGCAGCGCTTTATGTAAATGCAGAGCAAAAGGACGAAAAGACGGTGAGTCTTGTTGACCCGCTCTTTGCCCAGCCTTACTGCTATATCGGCAGGAGTATGTGGAATTCAGACCCGTATTTCAACGGCAAAATCGATGATTTCAGGATTTACAACTTCGGGCTTTCTCATGAGAAGATTCAGAGACTTGCAAATGATGATGACCCGCTGCAGGTTTTGCGTGCAATGGCAGAATGGTGGCTTTCAGTTTGCCCCTCTGAAAAGGAAAAAGAAAGCTGTCTCGCAATAGACTTTGATTCGAGCGGTATGGTTGATTTTAAAGATTTCTGCATAATCGCCTCAAACTGGATTTGATTTTTAATCATTATAATAATTTCTGCTTAATTAGAAAAATTAAAAAACGGATAAAGGTTTAAAGCCTTTTTACTTTTCCTCAAGCTTAAATTGAGATACTCAAGGAGCATTAAAATGGGAGAATCAGTTAAAACACAATTGGCATTTCTAACCTTCATTTTTGCAGGACTGCTTATTTTCAGCTCCCCACATGAAGGGAAGGCAGAAACAAAAGAGCAATTCTCCAGCTATTTATTTACATACTTCACCGGCAACGGCCCTGGACAGGAGCAGATACACTTTGCTCTCAGTCTCGACGGCTTCAATTACAAGGCTCTAAATAAAAACGAGCCTGTTATTTCTTCTGAAAAAATCAGCTCTACAGGCGGCGTGCGTGATCCGCATATCCTGCGTGGAGAAGACGGGGAAACTTTTTACATGGTGGCTACTGACCTGTATGTCCCTGAGATGGGGTGGAATAATTATGCTATGATTATGCTTAAATCTAAGGATATGATCCACTGGCAATCTTCCGTGGTTAATATTCCAGAAACTTACCCTGAAAAATTCGGCGATGTGAACCGCGTATGGGCGCCGCAGACCATCTATGACCAGAAGGCAGGGAAGTATATGGTTTATTTTTCTATGAAACACAGCGATGAGCCTGATGTGATATATTACGCCTATGCAAACGATAATTTTACCGGACTCGAATCTGCTCCAAAACAGCTTTATTTCCCGCCCGAAAACAGCAATACCAAAGCATGCATTGACGGAGACATAATTAAAAAAGACGGCAGATTCTACTTGTTCTATAAAGCAGAAGACGGAAACCCGGGTATCAAGCTTGCTGTTTCAAACAAGCTTACAGAGGGCTACAGGCTATACAGCAGCAGGCGGATGGACAGTTCGCGTCATAGAGTGGAGGGTTCGGGCATTTTCAAGCTCAACAGCAGCAGCGACTGGATCCTGATGTACGATGTTTACACCCGCGGCAGATACCAGTTCACACGTTCTTCTGATCTTCTCAATTTCGAAGTAATTGATGATGAGATCTCGATGGATTTCCACCCAAGACACGGAACTGTAATGCCGATTACAAGCAGCGAATACCTCAGGCTGGTTGAAAAATGGGGCTTACTGAAGCATCTGTCATTCAAAGCGGGTTCAGAATACGTAAAAACTAATAATGTTTCAGTTGATACAAAAAATAACATAATCCATCTTCCGGTGAAAAGAGGTGCTGATCTCAAAAGCTTCGACCCTGAATTGAGCGTGTGCTCTTTTGCATCAATAATGCCTGAGGGCAAGCAGGATTTCTCCCAAGGACCAGTCGAATATACCGTAAATATTGCTGAAAAAAAAGAGGTTTACAATATTACCGCTTCTCAATGGAATAATCCGGTGCTTGAAGGATTTTATGCCGACCCTGATGCGATTTATTCTGAAAAAACAGGCAAATTCTATATCTACCCAACAAGCGACGGATATACCGGCTGGTCTGGAACGTATTTCAAGGCCTTCTCTTCAGAAAATCTGGTTGATTGGGAGGATGAAGGTGTAATCCTCGACCTGAAAAAAGATGTAAGCTGGACGAACCGAAATGCATGGGCACCCTGCATAATAGAAAAGAAAATCGACGGGGATTATCAATACTTCTACTACTTTACCGCTGCCCAGAAAATTGGAGTTGCGGTTTGTGATGAGCCCGCTGGAACTTTCACTGACACGGGCAAGCCCTTAATCAGCTCTGCTCCGAAGGGGGTAAACCGCGGGCAGGAGATAGACCCCGACGTATTCTGCGACCCGAAGACAAACAAGAACTATCTGTATTGGGGCAATGGGTATTTGGCAGCTGCCGAGCTTAATGAGGATATGGTTTCCATCAAGAAGGATACGCTGAAGATTATGACTCCGGACAGTACATTCCGTGAAGGCGTGCACGTTTTCTCCCGCAAAGGCAAATACTACTTCCTCTGGTCTGAAAATGACACAAGAAGCCCCGATTACCGCGTGCGATACGCCTTGGCAGATTCGCCGACGGGAGATTTGATGATACCTGAAGATAATCTGGTTATTGCCAAATCGCCGGAAAAGGGGATTTACGCAGCCGGCCACAATTCTACAGTCAGCATACCCGGCAAGGACGAACGCTATATTGTGTACCATCGATTTACATACCCCAAAGGCATCGATATGGGGCGTTCGGCCGGTTATCACAGAGAAGTGTGTATAGACAGGCTCAAGTTCGATCAGTCCGGAAAAATTATCAGAACCGAGCCAACTCATAAGGGAATTTCACCTGTATCGGTTGAACAATAATTTTGGTTAGTTTTAAAGGGTTAGAATTATGAGAATCAGGAAGTTTTTTTTATGTTCAGTTTTAGCTGTTTTCTGTATTCTGCTGATGCGCA is a window encoding:
- a CDS encoding family 43 glycosylhydrolase, with amino-acid sequence MGESVKTQLAFLTFIFAGLLIFSSPHEGKAETKEQFSSYLFTYFTGNGPGQEQIHFALSLDGFNYKALNKNEPVISSEKISSTGGVRDPHILRGEDGETFYMVATDLYVPEMGWNNYAMIMLKSKDMIHWQSSVVNIPETYPEKFGDVNRVWAPQTIYDQKAGKYMVYFSMKHSDEPDVIYYAYANDNFTGLESAPKQLYFPPENSNTKACIDGDIIKKDGRFYLFYKAEDGNPGIKLAVSNKLTEGYRLYSSRRMDSSRHRVEGSGIFKLNSSSDWILMYDVYTRGRYQFTRSSDLLNFEVIDDEISMDFHPRHGTVMPITSSEYLRLVEKWGLLKHLSFKAGSEYVKTNNVSVDTKNNIIHLPVKRGADLKSFDPELSVCSFASIMPEGKQDFSQGPVEYTVNIAEKKEVYNITASQWNNPVLEGFYADPDAIYSEKTGKFYIYPTSDGYTGWSGTYFKAFSSENLVDWEDEGVILDLKKDVSWTNRNAWAPCIIEKKIDGDYQYFYYFTAAQKIGVAVCDEPAGTFTDTGKPLISSAPKGVNRGQEIDPDVFCDPKTNKNYLYWGNGYLAAAELNEDMVSIKKDTLKIMTPDSTFREGVHVFSRKGKYYFLWSENDTRSPDYRVRYALADSPTGDLMIPEDNLVIAKSPEKGIYAAGHNSTVSIPGKDERYIVYHRFTYPKGIDMGRSAGYHREVCIDRLKFDQSGKIIRTEPTHKGISPVSVEQ
- a CDS encoding LamG-like jellyroll fold domain-containing protein, which codes for MEYSDSRPQLSPQSEANFSRADFDAENIGGSGNNSSGGSDNGTANDSFTYIANNQPIQGQTFTTANSAHGYRLNSITVQMAGYSSNIVEGSNQVFWDLRKHNGPIILTVARIEGSSRKVVTTQLFKAGGLDNPGRGQSSNGPGTYITFHLPFTTFLQPNTLYGFEIAIGNGSGNFFEWLGTKSDSYPAGSAYHHSGSEVALLDGDHTFAADMTALSSPPKGFEHPSALHSQKELNLMKEKVEAEEQPWLSGWNKLLSSPYNNLGWPAYNVDYISRGGESDNYTRCQQDAHLIYTQAIRWHITGYKAYADRAVEIANVWSDLVGLKGNSNRSLAAGICGFLFACSGDLLSSYPGWKDEDKKAYKDMMMRVFYPENLDFLWRHHDTFWREGGNTHYRLNWDTANMASMAAIGVFCDNRAVYQQALDFFKYGPGSGRVERAAWYIHPNGLGQGEEAGRDQGHNLGGWYFMAMLCKIAWNQGDDLFGYDNNRVLRAFEYNAKYNLGRDVPYTRHQNCDMGYTEGSVSIAGRGLGGYFQYELVYNHYEKQKGIAAPWSRRAAEQLMPEPWPDTGIHPSQVDWFGLGTLTFTKEHQADETPPQGLRANWSNNQITLCWWGSAGADSYIVKRSESPDSAFTELGRVYPPDLYFHDTSVENGKTYYYIVEAAGSSENLQSEPLRVSQELAAHYTFEGNADDLAGSRDAKLCGAEDGLPGFASGYKSAKAIDLNGKNQYVKLPAGAGNYQDITVSAWVYWRGGDNWQRVFDFGSEIEKSMFLTVSGDGGVQFGLTTTKWGDFEGDACYYLRGPEMPVNQWTHLAVTLKGDTAALYVNAEQKDEKTVSLVDPLFAQPYCYIGRSMWNSDPYFNGKIDDFRIYNFGLSHEKIQRLANDDDPLQVLRAMAEWWLSVCPSEKEKESCLAIDFDSSGMVDFKDFCIIASNWI